The Besnoitia besnoiti strain Bb-Ger1 chromosome IV, whole genome shotgun sequence genome contains a region encoding:
- a CDS encoding hypothetical protein (encoded by transcript BESB_053530): MQRRNWGVLGGRGGGSSSRPPGAHSERVSSGTQRDREPFKGLPAPSSSAPFAPHASPLPPPSAAREPPSSSFSSASPSESAASAAPAASPSPSPSTPLQTSSWRPPPASSSFSSAAPSESLRGARPAGALPRDLEASDSARAAPAAGDSSSSFAGVSVWLSTAEAGAALSPPVSEASSQNASASQTLPASLSTFRAPGASAPEPADACNSHPSPPPEAPWSGSTGVLPAFSEAVWEIASHAKSPWTAAAHASLDGLSLEASATSFLRFLLASPPHLYVLGLFVSSAADVGLREEIFEPLTLSSCVPGHAAAAPLLSESSAAFWKSVFYDPQHRSLHEMFSTVPFELDVLELLHFAPMLGAALLNRPRETLALFEERLLPDVAQRLLLHLQARARFTRRRGETASQALASAAAQSAPEARACREAEEESEEDLRRQEEEKLLLQTAPQLKVRLTHLPRDRYIERRTPLQIHTSDEGKLICITGRVARAGDLQAVEEERAMSCRQCGQSFRVFACAETGYQLDIPLQCPAGSAAIRENLRRAGEETFESQGRKQGSRGRGGGGFAGGSRWRGGRRTGPCEGETFDSLGEGACLMDYQEIKLRCTLSGARKYLSRDPAHRALLPVVLLRDLAGTVSLGDVITVVGVVGRRWQRIVRDTRADVELVLEANNVFRIRPDPLAAARHSAALLFQDPLLARSFLSQARARRRRALREADATAAFPSSPHRAAPASARPAPPREPLAPVSGSALFAASRGASSPAKRRGKKEKLPALPEIFDAFWESTGRDAVSGERLEAGATRGSDPAPWDEWAARSKLVDAACPALYGAAPAKLAILLTIISGCMAKTVPQGGFGDPSALAAASFSPDAGATSAAAEEETGSRWKKFVASASSTQQKEEDIWSPPSSRAAYLFWGEAKSELKSAKDEEREALEAAKGDAATRKTRRIEGGSDGNAGAHTGATHEGGGGCDGEEAARKRKGDEEKGSGGCDTRHKCHLLLVGGTGTGKSMLLLAGKQLAQKAYAATGVGCSAAGLTCAAVRDPTNGAWHLDPGLLVLASDGVCCLDDLYLMKKDAQAAIHEAMEQQSISVAKAGLVTRLTARCSIIAASTTEKGAVAGSRGVSAVPLARLFGAPSSGAAQARYDDLPCLDANMPPPLFSRFDSVVVLGDAPGATEAVTDFLVQRAVGRRQRAGASAAQEVAKTSNVPSSGSSPAPLHSSASPPPFGLILPWTTSLLRMYLAFATNSFFPGLSRQAGQILSRYYVRLREVGSEKPREPHGEGDGGDEGLAALSSYLGGEVACAGGGTGVTVRFFEGLFRLTQAHARLMARHEARRRDAVAVIWMLETALCGNRIVPGLKKKSSEGVPAGRHGLLHLADPSTAAVVDLLCLLPRQPDSSAALAASPSYVSSSSSPLSSSFPSSVGSNPRVGVEGAGGAGEPARQLVYSSLQSVAGKALHCDIRSEAQYLAVEKLVLKALQLTK, from the exons ATGCAGCGACGCAACTGGGGCGTCctcggaggacgcggaggcggcagctccAGCCGCCCTCCCGGCGCCCATTCAGAGCGCGTCTCCTCAGGCacgcagcgagacagagagcccTTCAAAGGCCTTCCTGctccgtcgtcttcagcTCCATtcgcgccgcacgcctcgccgctccctccgccgtctgcggctcggGAGCCCCCTTCGTCCAGCTTCTCGTCCGCGTCCCCCTCTGAAtccgctgcctcggctgcgcctgctgcgtctccctcgccctccccaTCTACCCCGTTGCAAACCAGCtcctggcgcccgccgccagcgtcctcctctttctcctcggcggcgccgtccgAGTCTCTGCGTGGTGCGCGCCCGGCTGGGGCTCTGCCGCGCGACCTGGAGGCGTCGGAttcggctcgcgcggcgccggcggcgggcgactcCTCGTCGAGTTTCGCGGGTGTGTCTGTTTGGCTGTcgaccgcggaggcgggcgcggcgctctcgcctccggtCAGCGAGGCCTCGTCGCAGAACGCGAGTGCCTCGCAGACGCTGCCTGCAAGCCTCTCGACGTTTCGCGCGCCtggggcctccgcgcccgagcCGGCTGACGCCTGTAACTCGCACCCGTCCCCCCCGCCGGAGGCTCCGTGGAGCGGTTCAACAGGCGTTCTGCCAGCGTTTTCTGAGGCGGTGTGGGAGATCGCGTCACACGCAAAGAGTCCGTGGACTGCAGCCGCTCACGCCTCGCTCGACGGGCTGTCTCTGGAGGCATCTGCGACGTCGTTTCTCCGCTTTCTActggcctcgccgccgcacttGTACGTCCTGGGGCTCTTTgtctcttcggcggccgACGTgggcctgcgcgaggagatcTTTGAGCCGCTGACCCTCTCGTCCTGCGTCCCTgggcacgcggcggccgcgccgctgctctcggagagctctgcggccttctgGAAATCAGTCTTCTACGATCCGCAGCACCGGTCGCTGCACGAGATGTTTTCCACAGTCCCCTTCGAACTCGACGtcctggagctgctgcactTTGCGCCGAtgctgggcgcggcgctgctgaatCGCCCGCGAGAGACCCTCGCACTCTTCGAAGAGCGCTTGCTGCCAGACGTCgctcagcgcctcctcctgcatctgcaggcgcgcgcgcgcttcacgcgcaggcgcggagagacagccagccaggcgctggcctcggcggctgcgcagtcGGCGCCCGAGGCAAGGGCTTgccgcgaggccgaagaagaaagcgaagaagacctGCGCCGacaggaggaggaaaagctgctgctgcagactgcgccgcagctcaAAGTCCGCCTCACGCACCTCCCGCGAGACAGATACATCGAGCGACGCACGCCGCT GCAGATCCACACGAGCGACGAGGGCAAACTCATCTGCATCACagggcgcgtcgcgcgcgcag GCGATCTTCAGGCTGTtgaggaggagcgcgcgATGTCCTGCAGGCAGTGCGGCCAGAGTTTTCGGGTCTTTGCGTGCGCGGAGACCGGCTACCAGCTGGATATCCCTCTCCAGTGCCCTGCGGGAA GTGCTGCGATTCGGGAGaatctccgccgcgcgggagaaGAGACTTTCGAGAGCCAGGGAAGGAAACaaggctcgcgcggcagaggaggcggaggcttcGCAGGGGGGAGTCgctggcgaggcggcaggcggactGGTCCCTGTGAGGGCGAGACGTTCGACTCCCTGGGAGAGGGCGCGTGCCTCATGGACTACCAAGAAATCAA ACTCCGCTGCACGCTCTCTGGTGCCCGCAAGTATCTGTCTCGGGATCCCGCTCACCGCGCCCTGCTGCCTGTGGTCCTGCTGCGCGATCTGGCAG GAACGGTGTCGCTGGGCGACGTGATCACCGTGGTAGGCGTCGTCGGGCGCCGCTGGCAGCGCATCGTTCGAGACACCAG AGCCGACGTCGAGCTGGTGCTGGAGGCGAACAACGTCTTTCGCATTCGGCCAGAtcctctcgcggctgcgcggcacagcgccgcgcttcttTTCCAAGATCCTCTGCTCGCACGGAGTttcctctcgcaggcgcgcgcgcggagacgccgcgcatTGAGGGAGGCGGATGCAACCGCCGCTTTCCCCTCTTCGCCTCACCGCGCCGCCccagcctctgcgcggcctgcgccgccgcgcgagccgctcgcgccggttTCGGGGTCTGCCCtcttcgcagcctcgcgcggggcctcgtcgccggcgaagaggcggggCAAGAAGGAGAAGCTGCCTGCCTTGCCGGAGATATTCGACGCGTTCTGGGAGTCTACggggcgcgacgccgtcaGCGGCGAACGCCTGGAGgcgggagcgacgcgcggctccgACCCTGCCCCCTGGGACGagtgggcggcgcggagcaaGCTCGTTGACGCTGCGTGCCCAGCGCTCtacggcgcggcgcctgcgaagctCGCCATCTTGCTTACGATTATCA GCGGATGCATGGCAAAGACCGTTCCACAGGGCGGGTTCGGAGACCCttctgcgctggcggcggcctcgttctcgcccgacgccggcgcgacgagcgcggcggctgaggaggagacagggtCGCGGTGGAAGAAGTTcgtcgcgagcgcctcctccacgcagcagaaggaggaggacaTCTGGTCGCCGCCGAGTTCGCGCGCCGCATACCTCTTCtggggcgaggcgaagagcgagctgaagagcgcgaaggacgaagagcgcgaagctctcgaggccgcgaagggagacgcagcgacgcggaagacgagaaggatCGAGGGCGGGAGTGACGggaacgcgggcgcgcacACAGGGGCCACGcacgagggcggaggcggatgcgacggagaagaagcggcgcggaAACGAAAGGGCGATGAGGAGAAAGGCAGTGGAGGATGCGACACACGCCACAAATGCCATCTGCTACTCGTCGGCGGAACTGGAACCGGCAAGTCGatgcttcttctcgcgggAAAACAACTCGCACAGAAAGCCTATGCAGCGACGG GCGTGGGCTGCTCCGCGGCGGGTCTGACCTGCGCGGCCGTTCGCGACCCAACGAACGGGGCGTGGCACCTTGATCCGGGGCTTCTGGTGttggcgagcgacggcgtctgctgcttaGACGACCTTTACTTGATGAagaaggacgcgcaggctgcCATTCACGAGGCCATGGAGCAGCAGTCCATCTCGGTCGCCAAG GCCGGACTCGTGACGCGGCTGACGGCGCGCTGCTCCATTATCGCGGCAAGCACTACAGAGAAGGGGgcggtcgccggcagccgcggcgtctctgcggttcctctcgcgcgtctaTTTGGCGCACCctcctcgggcgcggcgcaggcgcgctaCGACGACTTGCCCTGCCTCGATGCCAAcatgccgccgccgctcttctcgcgcttcgaTTCCGTTGTCGTTCTCGGAGACGCCCCGGGAGCTACCGAGGCCGTGACAGACTTCCTTGTGCAGCGA GCTgtcggccgccgccagcgcgcgggcgcatcCGCGGCTCAAGAGGTCGCTAAGACCTCCAATGTGCCCTCGTCtggctcgtcgcctgcgcctctgcattcttctgcatcgcctccgccgttcGGGCTGATCCTGCCGTGGACAACGTCGCTGCTTCGAATGTATCTGGCGTTCGCGACGAACTCGTTTTTTCCAGGTTTGTCGCGGCAGGCAGGGCAGATCCTTTCTCGCTACTAtgtgcgcctgcgggagGTCGGCTCTGAGAAGCCGCGGGAGCCACACGGCGAGGgggacggaggcgacgaggggctcgcggcgctgtcctCTTACCTAGGGGGAGAAGTCGCATGCGCTGGAGGCGGGACGGGCGTCACAGTCCGCTTCTTCGAGGGTCTCTTCAGATtgacgcaggcgcacgcaAGGCTCATGGCGAGACACGAAGCAcgccgaagagacgcgg TTGCTGTCATTTGGATGCTCGAGACAGCGTTGTGCGGGAACCGCATCGTCCCCGgactgaagaagaaaagctcCGAGGGCGTGCCTGCGGGCCGCCACGGCCTGCTGCATCTCGCGGATCCCTCGACCGCGGCCGTTGTGGATCTTCTCTGTTTActtccgcggcagccggACTCTTCCGCAGCGCTGGCTGCATCTCCTTCCtatgtctcttcttcctcctctccgctttcttcttccttcccTTCCTCAGTTGGCTCGAACCCTCGAGTCGGCGTTgagggcgccggaggcgcaggagagcCTGCGAGGCAGCTCGTCTATTCCTCTCTCCAGTCTGTGGCAGGAAAGGCGCTTCACTGCGATATTCGCAGCGAGGCTCAATACTTGGCTGTGGAAAAATTAGTTctgaaggcgctgcagctgacAAAATGA
- a CDS encoding asparaginyl-tRNA synthetase (NOB+tRNA synthase) (encoded by transcript BESB_053540): MSHVPLKEFRVFSTGSQAFPTTRHRVLLPFLVILASSSLRGSSPAAAASAVRASRAFAFPPRVPFYCSRFASFLLAAPQLPAPGASVCALTSRPVSVRSRFFSGVRRPPAAQDLSFSSFASAPSQRLFSAEKMASAEFSSPAPYTPAPLAETVPTSSKQPIPVSGCGSCRTRLAALLDGGDVSIEKFVGRETPVTVCGWSRSVRKQGGGNLCFVVLSDGSTSSNLQVVVEASIGGDFQQLLKCGAGCSFRFTGDVVKSPAKGQAVELAVKDPSKGHSFEIIGMTDAAKYPLAKKEHTREYLREIAHLRPRSYLIGAVTRVRSNLAMATHRFFQDRGFLYIHTPLITASDCEGAGEMFQVTTVLPPPHAPSEKKEAGEGANGEAAAAASLVPLTKDKKGVDYSKDFFGRPAFLTVSGQLAVEPYCCALSDVYTFGPTFRAENSHTSRHLAEFWMVEPEIAFATLEDNMVVAEAYVRFCVQWVLDNCRADIEWFAKNQEEGLIQRLENILAEPFARVSYTEAIELLKAAEATAQFKEKVEWGMDMGSEHERYLTEQIFKKPCIVYNYPKDIKAFYMKLNDDGKTVRAMDVLVPKIGELVGGSQREDDRDRLDKMIKEKNLDIESYWWYRELREYGTMPHAGFGLGFERLVMLVTGIENIRDTIPYPRYPGHAEF, encoded by the exons ATGTCTCACGTGCCGCTAAAGGAGTTTCGTGTGTTTTCTACCGGGTCTCAGGCCTTTCCGACGACGCGTCATCGCGTGCTTCTGCCTTTTCTGGTCATCttggcgtcttcttcgctgcgcggctcgtctcccgcagcggcggcctctgcagtgCGTGCGTCGCGTGCCTTTGcctttccgcctcgcgtgcCTTTTTATTGCTCTCGCTTCGCCAGCTTCttgctcgctgcgcctcagcTGCCGGCTCCTGGTGCGTCCGTCTGTGCCCTCACAAGCCGCCCCGTCTCCGTCCGTTCCCGTTTTTTCTCCggcgtgcgtcgccctcctgctgCACAGGacctctccttttcttcgttcgcctccgcgccctcgcaaCGTCTCTTTTCTGCGGAAAAAATGGCGAGCGCCGAGTTCTCTTCCCCCGCGCCCTacacgcccgcgccgctAGCGGAGACGGTGCCGACAAGCTCCAAGCAGCCGATCCCCGTCAGCGGCTGCGGGTCCTGCCGCACGCgactcgcggcgcttctcgatGGCGGCGACGTGTCCATCGAGAAGTTCGTcgggcgagagacgccggtGACGGTCTGCGGCTGGAGCAGATCTGTCCGCaagcagggcggcggcaacCTCTGCTTCGTCGTGCTTAGCGACGGGAGCACCTCGAGCAACCTGCAAGTCGTCGTCGAGGCCTCGATCGGCGGAGACTTCCAGCAGCTCCTGAAGTGCGGCGCTGGATGCTCCTTCAGATTCACAGGAGACGTCGTCAAGAGCCCTGCCAAAGGCCAGGCCGTCGAACTCGCTGTCAAAGACCCCAGCAAAG GTCACTCCTTCGAGATCATCGGCATGACGGATGCAGCCAAGTATCCgctggcgaagaaggaacaCACGCGCGAGTATCTGCGCGAGATTGCGCAcctgcgcccgcgttcgTACCTGATTGGCGCGGTGACGCGCGTGCGTTCCAACCTGGCGATGGCGACGCATCGCTTCTTCCAGGACCGCGGCTTCCTCTACATCCACACGCCGCTCATCACGGCCTCCGATTGCGAGGGTGCGGGCGAGATGTTCCAGGTGACGACGGTGCTTCCCCCGCCACACGCGCCCTctgagaagaaggaggctggcgagggcgcgaacggcgaggcggcggccgcggcctcgctcgtgCCGCTGACCAAGGACAAGAAGGGCGTCGACTATTCGAAGGACTTCTTCGGCAGACCCGCCTTCCTGACTGTCTCTGGGCAGCTCGCCGTCGAGCCCTACTGCTGCGCGCTCTCCGACGTCTACACCTTCGGTCCCACCTTCCGCGCGGAGAACTCGCACACCTCGCGCCACCTCGCCGAGTTCTGGATGGTGGAGCCCGAAATCGCCTTCGCCACCCTCGAAGACAACATGGTCGTCGCAGAGGCATACGTCCGCTTCTGCGTCCAGTGGGTCCTCGACAACTGTCGGGCCG ACATCGAGTGGTTCGCGAAGAACCAGGAAGAGGGTCTGATTCAGCGCCTGGAGAACATTCTGGCGGAGCCGTTCGCGCGCGTGAGCTACACGGAGGCGATTGAGTTGctgaaggccgcggaggcgacggcgcagttCAAGGAGAAGGTCGAGTGGGGTATGGACATGGGCAGCGAGCACGAGCGGTATCTGACGGAGCAGATTTTCAAGAAGCCGTGCATCGTGTACAACTACCCGAAGGACATCAAGGCCTTCTACATGAAGCTGAACGACGACGGAAAGACGGTCCGCGCCATGGACGTCTTGGTGCCCAAGATCGGCGAGCTGGTCGGGGGGTCCCAGAGGGAGGACGACCGCGACCGCTTGGATAAGATGATCAAGGAGAAAAACCTGGACATCGAGTCCTACTGGTGGTACAGGGAGCTGCGCGAGTACGGCACCATGCCCCATGCCGGCTTCGGGCTCGGCTTCGAGCGCCTCGTCATGCTTGTGACTGGCATCGAAAACATCCGCGACACCATCCCCTATCCGCGGTACCCGGGTCACGCTGAGTTCTAA
- a CDS encoding hypothetical protein (encoded by transcript BESB_053550) gives MRFGTFRSAYRVATRHFGSDVAYRRYYQAPRTVAAMMPYLCTRTNPVTLRLEDQAADGSSNVKQLFSTSLSGSALLSPASELSSLERSATSEWLLALRDEYQCMMKLMQHIKFACGCSSGSHRRLLRGNDL, from the exons ATGCGGTTCGGAACTTTCCGCTCCGCGTACAG GGTGGCGACCCGCCACTTCGGGTCGGATGTCGCTTACCGGCGCTACTACCAGGCGCCTCGCACGGTGGCGGCCATGATGCCTTACCTCTGCACCAGAAC GAACCCCGTGACTCTGCGGCTCGAGGACCAAGCTGCGGACGGCTCCTCCAACGTGAAGCAGCTGTTCTCCACGAGCTTGAGCGGCtcggcgctgctgtctcccGCCAGCGAATTGTCGTCTCTCG AGCGATCTGCGACGTCCGAGTGGCTCCTCGCGCTTAGGGATGAATATCAATGCATGATGAAATTAATGCAACA TATCAAGTTCGCATGCGGCTGTTCCTCTGGCTCTCATCGGCGGCTTCTGCGAGGAAACGATCTGTAA
- a CDS encoding ubiquitin fusion degradation protein UFD1CY (encoded by transcript BESB_053560): MGEGDGDLGSGFSQSYSCFPVSFIGKDDMEKGNKILLPQSALHALARLHISWPMLFEVVNEAKDRRTHTGVLEFIAEEGTCHFPYWMMQNLGLEEGDLVRVRNISLPKGTFVQLQPVTAEFLQMSNPRAVLEVALRGYAALTVGDLIYLPFLDKNFQLLVTDLRPAPAVSIIETDMEVEFKAPEGYVEPSARNTNQEAEEIMSSEGEASESESGAADGHQSRLFCGKGCRLDGKAIRPSPASAPAKKEEENREPWKTKLLHGVRTSCSEYEELVRSGRIPGFIGKVTPGAAARAPAAGVSGDTSGEGAAGGGFAAFSGKGNTCE; encoded by the exons ATGGgtgagggcgacggagacttGGGAAGTGGATTCTCGCAGTCCTACAGCTGCTTCCCAGTCTCCTTCATCGGCAAAGATGACATGGAAAAGGGAAACAAAA TCTTGCTGCCTCAGtcggcgctgcatgcgctcgcgcgcctgcataTTTCCTGGCCGATGCTCTTTGAAGTCGTCAACGAGGCGAAG GATCGCCGGACTCACACGGGCGTCTTGGAGTTCATCGCAGAGGAGGGAACGTGTCACTTCCCCTACTGG ATGATGCAAAATTTGGGCTTGGAAGAAGGCGATCTCGTGCGAGTGCGCAACATCAGCCTCCCGAAGGGCACCTtcgtgcagctgcagcctgtCACGGCAGAATTTCTTCAGATGTCCAACCCAAGAGCGGT GCTGGAAGTGGCGCTGCGGGGCTACGCGGCCCTCACAGTCGGCGACCTGATTTACCTCCCCTTCCTGGATAAGAATTTCCAACTACTCGTGACA GATttgcggccggcgcctgcagtgTCTATCATCGAGACAGATATGGAAGTCGAGTTCAAGGCTCCGGAGGGCTACGTGGAACCCAGCGCGCGCAACACGAACCAAG aggcagaggaaatCATGAGCAGCGAAGGTGAAGCATCGGAGAGCGAGTCGGGCGCAGCCGATGGACATCAGTCTCGCCTG TTCTGCGGAAAAGGCTGTCGTCTCGATGGCAAGGCGATTCGACCCtctcccgcgagcgcgccggcgaaaaaggaagaagaaaatcgGGAGCCCTGGAAGACCAAACTCCTCCACGGCGTTCGA ACTTCCTGCTCGGAGTACGAGGAGCTCGTTCGCTCGGGTCGCATTCCAGGCTTCATCGGAAAAGTCACCCCTGgagccgcagcccgcgcgccggccgcaggtGTCTCCGGAGACACttcgggcgagggcgcggctggaggcggTTTCGCTGCGTTTTCTGGCAAAGGCAACACGTGCGAATGA
- a CDS encoding Trm112p family domain-containing protein (encoded by transcript BESB_053570) → MRLLTHNLLACNRHQCTGGFPLKIVVDASNEEATTLESSDFQPELVRALLAKLDWEALVKTAEQFGLQLPPSYTEADQNDEHFLRAVHEAVVEFHVLEGKLVCPVCNREYPVSNGIPNMLLQDDEI, encoded by the exons aTGAGGCTCCTCACGCACAACTTGCTGGCCTG CAACCGGCACCAGTGCACAGGCGGCTTCCCGCTGAAGATCGTCGTGGACGCCTCCAacgaagaggcgacgacgctggAGTCCTCTGATTTCCAGCCTGAGCTCGTCCGCGCGCTCCTGGCGAAGCTCGACTGGGAAGCGCTCGTGAAGACTGCCGAGCAG TTCGGACTTCAACTGCCTCCTAGCTACACGGAAGCCGATCAGAACGATGAGCACTTCCTCCGCGCAGTTCACGAGGCCGTCGTTGAG TTCCACGTCTTGGAAGGCAAGCTCGTGTGTCCTGTGTGCAATCGAGAGTACCCTGTGTCCAACGGCATTCCGAACATGCTCCTTCAAGACGACGAAATTTGA
- a CDS encoding putative gamma-glutamyl phosphate reductase (encoded by transcript BESB_053580) — MAFPVTAERGGHAEALSSGAANSTTKTNDGSHDNRDACTFNGNREETRMQEKGQELSRVRLAARHARLASQRLQTSTLEERNAALVAYKEGLLHFREEIEAANARDIEAATAAVSAGEISSALLKRLDCRGKKFESLLHGLDTLIAQGDPLGTCDLATELAADLELFRVSCPIGVLAVIYEARPEAAVQVASLALKTGNALLLKGGKEAKESNRAVYKALTWGLEKATTSSISKDALQLLEERDEVKEMLRLDEDVDLVIPRGSNSLVKYIKENTRIPVLGHADGLCHIYVDADADLGKALKIIEDAKLQYVAACNTVESLLVHSAVPSKFLPSLVSSLAPLGVSFKLDSLAFSFVEAHGDEVLEKHGGALARANEQDFHTEWLAPVLSVKVVGSLEDAIAHINSHGSHHTDCIITENREHVQRFMRGVDSAGVYCNCSTRFADGYRYGFGAEVGVSTNKLHARGPVGVHGLVTYKYCLFGDGHTVADFEAGRTSYTHRPLDREEVAESKRKLSTLEEIEERELQRKHQN; from the exons ATGGCTTTCCCGGTGACCGCCGAGCGCGGGGGGCATGCCGAGGCGCTGTCTAGTGGCGCAGCAAACAGTACAACGAAAACCAACGACGGAAGTCACGATAACCGGGATGCCTGCACTTTCAATGGAAACAGGGAAGAGACTAGAATGCAAGAAAAAGGACAAGAGTTATCGCGAGTCCGTCTGGCAGCGCGGCATGCTCGACTGGCGTCCCAGAGGCTACAGACCAGCACGCTGGAAGAGCGAAATGCTGCACTCGTGGCGTACAAAGAAGGCCTCCTACATTTCCGAGAGGAAATTGAGGCGGCAAATGCCAGAGATATAGAG gcagcgaccgcggctgTGTCAGCGGGTGAAATCTCTTCAGCCTTGTTGAAGCGCCTGGACTGCAGAGGCAAGAAATTCGAGAGTCTGCTTCATGGCTTAGACACGTTGATAGCGCAGGGTGACCCATTGGGAACCTGCGACTTGGCGACGGAGCTCGCCGCAGATTTGGAATTGTTTCGCGTCTCGTGCCCTATCGGCGTTCTCGCTGTCATATACGAGGCTCGTCCTGAAGCCGCTGTTCAAGTGGCTAGCCTCGCATTGAAGACAGGAAATGCTTTGCTCTTAAAGGGCGGCAAAGAGGCGAAAGAGAGCAATCGCGCGGTTTACAAGGCGCTAACATGGGGCCTGGAGAAAGCAACTACGAGTTCGATCTCTAAGGATGCTCTCCAGCTGCTTGAAGAGCGGGACGAGGTGAAGGAAATGCTCCGGCTGGACGAGGACGTTGACTTAGTTATTCCTAGAGGTTCCAACAGTCTAGTCAAGTACATTAAGGAAAACACGCGGATTCCTGTTCTGGGGCACGCAGACGGACTTTGTCATATCTATGTcgatgcagacgcagaccTCGGCAAAGCACTCAAAATTATAGAGGATGCAAAACTGCAGTACGTGGCAGCCTGCAACACGGTCGAGTCGTTACTTGTCCACAGTGCGGTCCCCAGCAAGTTCCTGccttctctcgtctcctctttaGCCCCGCTTGGAGTGTCATTCAAGTTGGATTCTTTGGCGTTTTCATTCGTGGAGGCGCATGGAGACGAGGTGCTTGAAAAGCATGGGGGGGCTCTTGCTAGGGCGAATGAGCAAGATTTCCACACTGAGTGGCTGGCTCCTGTTTTATCTGTAAAGGTGGTAGGCTCCCTCGAAGACGCAATCGCTCACATCAATAGTCACGGCTCACACCATACCGACTGCATCATCACAGAAAATAGAGAGCACGTGCAACGCTTCATGCGAGGAGTCGATTCCGCGGGTGTCTACTGCAACTGCTCAACTCGCTTTGCCGATGGGTATCGCTATGGCTTTGGCGCCGAAGTGGGTGTTTCCACAAATAAACTCCACGCCCGAGGTCCTGTGGGAGTTCATGGACTCGTGACTTACAAATACTGCCTCTTCGGTGACGGGCACACCGTCGCAGACTTTGAGGCAGGCAGGACGAGCTATACGCACCGCCCACTCGATAGGGAAGAAGTCGCAGAGTCGAAGCGGAAGCTGAGCACCCTGGAAGAGATTGAAGAGAGGGAACTGCAAAGAAAACACCAAAACTGA